A genomic segment from Panthera tigris isolate Pti1 chromosome A1, P.tigris_Pti1_mat1.1, whole genome shotgun sequence encodes:
- the MRPL57 gene encoding ribosomal protein 63, mitochondrial encodes MFVTALLLRNRIPGSQWIGKHRRPRAVSFRAKQNMIRRLEIEAENHYWLSMPYLTAEQEYGHAAGRRAAAFEAIKAASVSKFPPHRFVGDQLDHLNVTKKWS; translated from the coding sequence ATGTTCGTGACCGCCCTCCTCCTCCGCAATCGCATTCCTGGCAGCCAGTGGATCGGGAAGCACCGGCGGCCGCGCGCCGTGTCTTTCCGCGCGAAGCAGAACATGATCCGTCGCCTGGAGATAGAGGCGGAGAACCATTACTGGCTGAGCATGCCCTACCTCACCGCGGAGCAGGAGTACGGCCACGCCGCGGGGCGCCGGGCGGCGGCCTTCGAGGCCATCAAGGCGGCCAGCGTGTCCAAGTTCCCCCCCCACAGGTTTGTGGGAGACCAGCTGGACCATCTCAATGTCACCAAGAAGTGGTCCTAG